A single Penaeus chinensis breed Huanghai No. 1 chromosome 7, ASM1920278v2, whole genome shotgun sequence DNA region contains:
- the LOC125027421 gene encoding uncharacterized protein LOC125027421, translating to MMKNGSCPPGCRFGLRLVLLVFGLQMVSGAAHHLSKVSDASRSLRVPEDLLERHEDLAKNGGKSQEGGKRSLVSREEEVEGEARRTEEGDGSESLAEGDEDEMLNFGDYDESEISHLQHSSRKMTLLDFISTRVTTSCFPNANFRLQSHPSFGTYRYPNNYSLKRTYRRGPGIKEIVVYCPFFRTEWSKRCRRDKFTIFNGPSFTRGIRRCGRIHGFFKRYTHDIQIVFRTNYVKTFAGFDCIISCIPKPTTTSTSTSSTSTSTSTSTSTSTSTSTSTSTSTSTSTSTSTSTSTSTSTSTSTSTSTSTSTSTSTSTSTSTSTSTSTSTSTSTSTSTSTSTSTSTSTSTSTSTSTSTSTSTSTSTSTSTSTSTSTSTSTSTSTSTSTSTSTSTSTSTSTSTSTSTSTSTSTSTSTTSTSTSTSTSTSTSTSTSTSTSTTTTYSPGCAYKPVEPASRISVTTCEDILPEYRDICTCTPCSEFSRLQLNCSICSGCDMEIFAVHDFQINLALHFIFNASCPYPVNLGDLTYGNEARFVVLLLCYPIPSRITFPGAFPTWPAVRIVFYMTGCPDLFTGEPCIDLTGRRRRTSTGIEGQVISHESLRPERRSEGELVSSMTRPEGMGLRADSGLGDLSWLSVFSNLTHLYLVEVEVDTSTLPVLEHLHTLIVEDKTGVMVQNNYDLRHLSHVQEVFLTLGETTLHSDFVMLESDSLQYVEVAVPNAKVNGLEINFINLGTSARRISPPASGSLRTVVPEVTMKVNRDRMPFVLYPVFLPLLKVAVVHWVNDDGTYVSCEHCGIAWFWTLSEQELECLRVACTNPEGKLVMAQDYIRGGGSNPCAIYFG from the exons ATGATGAAGAACGGGTCTTGTCCTCCAGGCTGCCGCTTTGGTCTCCGTCTTGTCCTCCTCGTTTTCGGTCTCCAG ATGGTCTCCGGCGCGGCCCACCACTTGTCAAAGGTCTCGGACGCGTCTCGGTCTCTTCGTGTGCCTGAAGACCTCCTGGAGAGACACGAGGACCTCGCGAAGAACGGAGGAAAATcacaagaaggaggaaagaggagtctTGTTTCCcgcgaggaggaggttgagggagaagCCAGGAGGAccgaggaaggggatggaagcgAGTCACTGGCTGAGGGAGATGAGGACGAGATGCTGAACTTCGGAGACTATGACGAGTCCGAAATCAGTCACTTGCAGCACTCCAGCCGGAAGATGACCCTCCTCGACTTCATTTCCACAAGAG TCACCACCTCGTGCTTCCCCAACGCGAATTTCCGGCTCCAGAGTCACCCCAGCTTTGGCACGTACAGGTACCCCAACAACTACAGTCTCAAGAGAACCTACAGGAGA GGCCCGGGCATCAAAGAGATCGTGGTCTACTGCCCCTTCTTCAGGACCGAGTGGAGCAAGCGGTGCAGGAGGGACAAGTTCACGATTTTCAACGGGCCTTCGTTCACCAGGGGAATCAG GCGCTGTGGGAGAATTCACGGCTTCTTCAAGAGGTACACCCACGACATCCAAATCGTCTTCAGAACGAACTACGTAAAGACGTTCGCTGGGTTTGACTGCATCATCAGCTGCATTC CAAAACCAACTACAACTAGCACCTCAACAAGTTCAACCTCTACATCTACAAGTACATCAACTAGCACATCTACAAGCACGTCTACGAGCACTTCAACCAGCACGTCAACTAGCACATCCACTAGCACTTCTACAAGTACATCAACTAGCACTTCAACCAGTACATCTACTAGTACATCTACCAGTACTTCGACCAGTACATCGACAAGTACGTCTACTAGCACTTCAACCAGCACATCTACTAGTACATCAACCAGTACATCTACCAGTACGTCTACTAGCACATCTACTAGTACATCTACCAGTACATCAACCAGTACATCTACTAGTACATCTACCAGTACGTCTACCAGTACTTCGACCAGTACATCGACAAGTACGTCTACTAGCACATCTACCAGCACATCTACTAGTACATCTACCAGTACGTCTACCAGCACATCTACTAGTACTAGCACATCTACCAGCACATCTACCAGTACATCGACCAGTACCTCAACCACATCAACAAGTACATCCACCTCCACCAGTACCTCAACCAGTACTTCTACATCTACTTCTACATCTACCACCACTACGTACAGTCCAGGCTGTGCTTACAAACCCGTAGAACCAGCGAGCAGGATCAGCGTCACAA CCTGTGAGGATATCTTGCCAGAGTACCGGGATATTTGCACCTGCACCCCG tGCTCCGAGTTCTCCCGCCTTCAGCTGAACTGCAGCATCTGTTCCGGCTGCGACATGGAGATCTTCGCCGTCCACGATTTCCA AATCAACTTGGCCCTCCACTTCATCTTCAACGCGAGCTGTCCATACCCAGTCAATTTGGGAGACCTGACGTACGGAAACGAAGCCAGGTTTGTGGTGTTGCTCCTGTGTTATCCGATTCCGTCGAGGATCACGTTCCCCGGAGCCTTCCCTACGTGGCCCGCCGTCAGGATCGTTTTCTATATG ACCGGATGTCCAGATTTGTTCACCGGCGAGCCCTGTATTGACCTCACTGGCCGTCGGCGCCGCACTTCTACCGGCATTGAAGGTCAAGTCATTTCTCACGAGAGTCTGAGACCTGAGAGGCGGTCTGAGGGCGAGCTGGTGTCGTCGATGACCCGCCCGGAGGGTATGGGTCTCCGGGCCGACTCTGGGCTGGGAGACCTGTCTTGGCTCAGCGTCTTCTCCAACCTCACTCATCTCTACCTGGTCGAG GTCGAAGTGGACACCTCGACGCTGCCTGTGTTGGAGCACCTGCACACCCTCATCGTCGAAGACAAGACGGGAGTGATGGTGCAGAACAACTACGACCTGCGGCATCTCAGTCACGTCCAGGAAGT gtTTCTGACTCTGGGCGAGACTACGCTACACTCCGACTTCGTGATGCTCGAGTCGGACAGCCTTCAGTACGTGGAGGTCGCGGTGCCCAACGCCAAGGTGAACGGCCTGGAGATCAACTTCATCAACCTGGGGACGTCGGCGAGACGCATCTCACCTCCTGCCTCTG GATCGCTTCGGACAGTCGTGCCGGAAGTGACCATGAAAGTCAACCGAGATCGCATGCCCTTCGTCTTGTACCCTGTGTTCCTGCCGCTGCTGAAGGTCGCCGTCGTCCACTGGGTCaatg